AGCAGGATGAGCCTCCATTCGGTATCTTTAAACCTCTTCCAAATGATCTCATACCCCAAGCCCAAGTACAATGGACTCTGTGAGGATTCATCTCTAAGGTCTTCACAGCAGCATGCAAAGCTCATATATAGAACTTCttgatatatttgtaaattgaaTTCAGCTAACCCAAACGGGCTCTAAGCAGTCAGGAATCAGCTAGAAGCATGTCAACATTTTGCAAAACCCTTTCAACAGACTCATGAGTACAGAGGTACCTAGTCCAAGAATGAAAGCTTACATGTCGCTACCACATAAGTCCCTCTATTGATTAGAGTTTAGAATTATATTCAGCATCCTTCATATTAATCGCTAGTTTTCCAGCATATTAGCAGCACACGCATGCTTCCTTTCATCAGGTATAAAACAGTTAGAACAATCAGATATGTCAATCCAGGTACAACTAACCTCCTTTTACGAACCCACTCTGCACATTCCCCTTCTAACACCTGTGGTGAACGGCTTTCTTCCTCTGCATACTCTGATATTTCACACAGCTTACTGGCAACTAATTTCTCCGGGTTCAAGATGTCTATGAACTCAGTAGGAAGCAAGGATCAATCCAGATAATCCCAAGACATCTCCCTTCTCACCCAACTGCTGAGGAAAAACATCTGCTTCAACCACCCGTCTGACTCTTCCTGACATATCAACAATGCTGACCACTGATCCATATTCTCTGTCCATCAACTCAAACCTTTTGAAGACCATCATCAACCAATGCAGTCGCAAGCAAACCAGATTGctagaaaggaaaaaattcatGTTTGTAACCGCTCTGCAGTGGAGATGTAACAGCGCTGGAGCTTTTTCACCCATCTATGCTGACCGTCTCGCTTGTGGTAATCCTGTATGGAGTAAATAGACCACCGAATTGGATGTTCAATAAATTGGCCACATCCAGAGATCAAAATTTTTCTCATGAACGCAAGATGAAAAAGAAGCACCATCAAAGGACAGAATCAAGTCTAATGGGAAAGAAGATCAGGTCATAAATCAGCTGAACCTTACTGTCAGAAACTTGTATTAACTTGCACCTAGAAGTAGCTAAGAGATGCTACCCAACAAATAGGATATTTCATTTCAAGTGGATTAATGTCCAACAATGAACTCGTGCACATTTGCATTGATATTAATTGAACTGCATCCAGGTGACTTCTTAACACCTAAATCCCTCATAGTTCCTCTGACCTTTGATGCATCTTCCCATCTGCCAGAAGATGCATAGGTGTTCGCCAGAAGTGTATGAGTGCTAGAATCATAAGATTCAATCTCCATGAGCAGTTCAGCCACACGTTCACCAACATCAACATTGCCGTAAATTCTGCAGGCACTGAGCAAAGCCCCGTATATTGGAACTATAATCTTATTGTCTCTATTGGGTATCTGAGATATCATTACTTCAGCTTCACTTAGGAGCCCAGCACGACCAAGTAGGTCTATTAAACAACCATAATGTTCTAACTTTGGCTGAATCGCATGAATCCTACTCATTGCATGGAAATACTTGCGGCCTTCTTCTACCAAGCCCCCATGGCTACATGCACTTAACACTCCAATATAAGTGATATCATCAGGGTGAAATCCAGCCTGTTCCATTTCTGAGAACAGTTCCAGTGCCTTCCTAGTGTTCCCGCTCATGGCTAGAGCACAAATAATTGAAGTCCAAGATGCAGTATCTTTCTCTTctaattcatcaaatatttcCTTCGATTTTTCTATACAACCACACTTTGCATACATCTCTATAAGGGCCGTACCAACAACGGCAGTAACAGTTATTCTGTTTTCTTTCATGTAATCATGAATCCATTCCCCTTGTTGCAGGGCTCCTAACTGAGCACAACCAGTGAGAAGAGCAACCAGTGTGTATTTGTCAGGTTTAATCCCCTGAATTTGCATCGAACGGAACAGGTCCATTGCATCATCAACACAATTGAATTGCACATACCCATTAATCATAGTTGTCCACAGAACTAGATCCCTAACTGGACTCCTCTCAAAAAGTTTTCTAGCTTCATCCAATTGACCATTATTAACATACCCCAATACCATACTAGTCCAACATATCACATTTTTCATTGGCATATCATCAAATATCTCCCTAGCCACTATCAAGCATCCACACTTACAATACATATCGACCAACGCATTCCCAATAATAAGGCTGAACTCAAGCTCTTCCACAACATATCCATGAATTTCTCTACCAATTTCCAAGCTTTTCAACGCAGTGCAAGCTGACAAAGTACTCACAACCGTAGCTTCATCAGGCTTAACACCATTTTCCTCCCTCATCTTCTTGTAAACCACAACAGCATCCTGAAACCTACCACATCTAACAAATCCAGAAATCAATATATTCCACGCCACCGAATCTCTGTTAGGCATTTCATCAAACACCTTGTTCAAACTCTCCACATAACCAAACAAACCATACATATCCATAACAGAATTACCCACATAGTTATCAAACAAAACACCAGATTTCAAGACATACCCATGAATCTTTTCACCTCCTTTCACCATTTTCAACTCACCAATAGCTTTAAACACAAATGGGTAAGTAAAATTATCAGGAAACAAGCcatgtatttttaattcattaaacaAGTAAAGGGGTTTCTTGAATTGACCCGTTTTCACATACCCTTTAATCATTACATTGTACATAAACAATGTTCGGTTCTCACAGCAACTGAAGATTTTCTTGGCATAATTAAAGTCTGTATCATCATGAGTTGTAAAAGCTAATAGCTTGTGTAAAATGCCAATGTGTTTGTGGAAATTGAGAATGATAACTTGGGCATGGATTTGTTTGAGTTTTGTAATGGATTTGCAAGTCTTAAGAAGCTCAAAGCAAGTTTTAGTGTCAATTGACCTTATGGAAGACATTATATTAGAGGATGAATACGACACAGGTTGCAAAAGAACAACTTCAATAAAATACAAAGGTATAAAAATGTTGttaattatgtatattaaaCATTATTACCTCCGTCCACTTTTAGTTGTCATAATTTTCTCTGTCCACTTTTAGTTgtcataatattcttttttagagtcaaacagTAAAACATTTTACTAACATTTATTCAAACTTATAATACTTTTGAATAtctaaactttttatttaaaatatcgaattaatataaaatgtaatataaCATTGAAATTGTCTTTCAAAAAACGCAACATAAcaataaattaatgtaaaatcTAATTTAACATTGAAATTGTCTTTCAAAAAACACAACTAACAATTAAAAGTGAACAGATGGAATAAAGGAAATGACGCTTTAGTAAATTATTACTCAAATTGATATGGCTACGACTATGGTCAATATTTATTCAATTAGCGTAGTTCGAACTTGAATTTGTTATCTAATTTAACTCAATTTTGCTTATAAATATCTTCCATACAATGTTGATACATTATGTATTCTTCTACTTCGAAAATGAATCATGTCCACAATCATACAATGGAGAAAAGTAGTCAATAACTCCAAAAGTTTCATATTTAAGACTTGAACTCAAGACGGTTATCCATTGCTATTAGACAACTACTCCAAAGGTTCAGGGCCCAGAGGTCAAAAGAGGAATTTCCATCTTTATACGCCTTCTGTTCCTGcatcttactaaaatatttgaatcataTTACTTAATCACttattaaattgaataaaattaattaaattttccctattttatCCGTACGATTAATGTAGCATTTAGAAAgtttaaacaaattttaaagatgtaacaatttcttttttcaagagatcaatcaatatgaacaaAGTGCAAAATAGTAAAGTTACTGAATCTattaataatttctaaaatagaaaatgtCGATCTAATACAAGATAGAGGTAGTACCATTCATATAAAAGGATGGTTCATGATTTACAGAACTTCtctaaataacaaaagaaaagaagacaAGGAAAAGAACTAGTGAAAGATTTGGCAAAATCTTCAAAACATTAAACAGCAATGATAATTTATATCAGGGGTGGCCATCTTAAACTTTCACCCCTTGGGACCTACATATAATAGACTCAAAGCTGTATGTTTAGTTAACTGCAAAAAGAAACCTAGAGACAAATCTAAATCTGGACTAATAGGATGAAACTATTCAGATTTCGACCATCGGCTCTGGATCAGAGGGTTCAGTCTGCGACTTGCCTGACTTACAAACGCTATTGAAAAGAATGTCTT
The DNA window shown above is from Solanum lycopersicum chromosome 11, SLM_r2.1 and carries:
- the LOC101264393 gene encoding pentatricopeptide repeat-containing protein At1g31430; the encoded protein is MSSIRSIDTKTCFELLKTCKSITKLKQIHAQVIILNFHKHIGILHKLLAFTTHDDTDFNYAKKIFSCCENRTLFMYNVMIKGYVKTGQFKKPLYLFNELKIHGLFPDNFTYPFVFKAIGELKMVKGGEKIHGYVLKSGVLFDNYVGNSVMDMYGLFGYVESLNKVFDEMPNRDSVAWNILISGFVRCGRFQDAVVVYKKMREENGVKPDEATVVSTLSACTALKSLEIGREIHGYVVEELEFSLIIGNALVDMYCKCGCLIVAREIFDDMPMKNVICWTSMVLGYVNNGQLDEARKLFERSPVRDLVLWTTMINGYVQFNCVDDAMDLFRSMQIQGIKPDKYTLVALLTGCAQLGALQQGEWIHDYMKENRITVTAVVGTALIEMYAKCGCIEKSKEIFDELEEKDTASWTSIICALAMSGNTRKALELFSEMEQAGFHPDDITYIGVLSACSHGGLVEEGRKYFHAMSRIHAIQPKLEHYGCLIDLLGRAGLLSEAEVMISQIPNRDNKIIVPIYGALLSACRIYGNVDVGERVAELLMEIESYDSSTHTLLANTYASSGRWEDASKVRGTMRDLGVKKSPGCSSININANVHEFIVGH